One window of Cydia pomonella isolate Wapato2018A chromosome 5, ilCydPomo1, whole genome shotgun sequence genomic DNA carries:
- the LOC133518040 gene encoding uncharacterized protein LOC133518040 isoform X1 produces MKSLVLSEMVRKYERMSGRQSWNEADMARAVAAVVSGKMGYKLAARTFHIPRSTLQRRASKIRYQQPDDPKPIMGHYRRVFTESQEKDLVGYIKSMEQYFMGVSRRDIRELAYQYAEDNNLNHPFDTNSRMAGEDWVRNFLKRNPELLHKSEKDFELEPVNFDQFYHFMVQFS; encoded by the exons ATGAAATCGCTTGTTCTT agtGAAATGGTGAGGAAATACGAAAGAATGAGCGGCCGTCAGTCTTGGAACGAAGCCGACATGGCGAGGGCTGTTGCAGCTGTAGTTTCGGGTAAGATGGGTTACAAACTAGCCGCCAGGACGTTCCATATACCGCGCTCGACCCTGCAGCGGCGCGCCAGCAAGATACGCTACCAGCAGCCAGACGACCCCAAACCTATTATGGGCCACTACAGGCGCGTTTTCACGGAAAGCCAAGAGAAAGATTTAGTCGGCTACATCAAGAGTATGGAGCAGTACTTCATGGGCGTATCTCGCCGAGACATCAGGGAGCTGGCATACCAATATGCTGAAGACAACAACTTGAATCATCCCTTCGATACCAACTCGAGAATGGCCGGCGAGGACTGGGTCAGGAATTTCCTTAAAAGGAATCCCGAGCTGTTGCACAAATCGGAAAAGGACTTTGAGCTGGAGCCAGTGAACTTTGACCAATTCTATCACTTCATGGTTCAGTTCTCATGA
- the LOC133518040 gene encoding uncharacterized protein LOC133518040 isoform X2, protein MVRKYERMSGRQSWNEADMARAVAAVVSGKMGYKLAARTFHIPRSTLQRRASKIRYQQPDDPKPIMGHYRRVFTESQEKDLVGYIKSMEQYFMGVSRRDIRELAYQYAEDNNLNHPFDTNSRMAGEDWVRNFLKRNPELLHKSEKDFELEPVNFDQFYHFMVQFS, encoded by the coding sequence ATGGTGAGGAAATACGAAAGAATGAGCGGCCGTCAGTCTTGGAACGAAGCCGACATGGCGAGGGCTGTTGCAGCTGTAGTTTCGGGTAAGATGGGTTACAAACTAGCCGCCAGGACGTTCCATATACCGCGCTCGACCCTGCAGCGGCGCGCCAGCAAGATACGCTACCAGCAGCCAGACGACCCCAAACCTATTATGGGCCACTACAGGCGCGTTTTCACGGAAAGCCAAGAGAAAGATTTAGTCGGCTACATCAAGAGTATGGAGCAGTACTTCATGGGCGTATCTCGCCGAGACATCAGGGAGCTGGCATACCAATATGCTGAAGACAACAACTTGAATCATCCCTTCGATACCAACTCGAGAATGGCCGGCGAGGACTGGGTCAGGAATTTCCTTAAAAGGAATCCCGAGCTGTTGCACAAATCGGAAAAGGACTTTGAGCTGGAGCCAGTGAACTTTGACCAATTCTATCACTTCATGGTTCAGTTCTCATGA